The nucleotide window TCCTTCGCTTCCTGATTCCCCTTCTCAACGTTAAATTTTAGAATGGAAAGTAGTTCATCGGGAACGTTAACCTTCTCGTTTATGTCCCAATTGTTATCAACTTTTATGTGACCTAAATAGCCTTTAATTTTCATTAGTGACCACCTCCTTAAACGCCTCAAGTACCTTGTTCCAGTTGGTCTTCAAGGCGTCTACAAAAACTATGTAGCCACCCATGTAGGCAATTCCGAGGTCGTCCAGAATCATGGCGAACCCAAGTAGTGTTCCCATATCCAGTTTCTTTGCCTCTTCATCTCCAATTTTAGCGTTCTGCCTAATGATTTCCACTAGCTTTTTCATGTTTATGTTCACGTCCTCCCCTTTTACCTTTGTCACTTCATCTCCAGATATTCTGTAAGCTGCCCTAAACCCAGGTATGACGTCAAACTTCATTTTCAATCATTATAATTTATCCATCTTTTTACTTTTAAACTTTTCTCAGATAACAAAGTATTCCAAATTCTTAAAATATAAAAAAATAAATTAAAATTATCTCAATAGAATATACACGCGGTAGATGATAAGTAAGCCCCTAGAAAAGCTAGCGCCATGAGATAGGAGTAACTGTAATTTACTGTGCTGTAGAATAGCAATCCTCCAGCGGCAGCAATCGCCACAAAAATCACGTTGAGTAGACCAAGTAGTCTGAGCCCTCTTCTGCTCTCCCGGGCAGTCGCGGCGTATAGCGCTAGCCCAAAGAAAGCAGTGAGCATAGCGAAACTTATGTGGGCAGAGAGTATAAAGGACTGCCAACTGGCCTGGATCGGAAACTTATCATACAATAAGGCAGCAAGACCTGCAATGAATGCACCTGTCATAAAGAGGGACTCCACAACGGCTAAAGTAGTAGTTATCCTTGACTTGGAACCAGTGTATATAGCCATAACTAACCCTAACTATGATTTGAAAACTAGTTTTTAAAATTTTTTATTAAATCTATTTTGCTAGTCATTAGATTCAAGAGTTTGCTGGACAATACTACGAGATGCAAAAGACTCATAGCGTATAAAAACATATTTAGAAAAAATTATCTAGAAAGACAATAGAACAAAACTCCAGTCCCAGCGAAAAGAGTCCCTACAAACCCTACTCCCATTCCTAAGGCATAAGATGGGTCGATAAACCCACCGAAGTAGAATAGACCTTCAAATGCAGCAACTAAGATAAACAGGACATTTAATAACGAGAGGAACTTCAACCCCATCTCATTAGTCCTCATAGCTGCAGCTAGTATCAGAATGCCTAAGATGGCGATGGTTATTGCACCGTATATATGTGCAGTAATGGCGGCACCCTGCAAGCCTAGGTTAAATATAGGTATTGACATACCTGCAGAATACAATCCTATCAGCGTCAAAACTTCCAGCATGGAAAGTCCTGTAACATAGTTATGTCTAGACACCAGATCCATTAGCTTGTATACCTGAGTTTCCACACTCATTGCTCTCTCTATTAACATAACTTTTCGGCTTTATAAAGTTTTCACTCATATCATCTAGAAAATTAGATAATATAATTTATTTAAAAATTTTAAAATTAAAATATCTTTTATTTATGAGAATTTCCTGAAAATAAATATAAATAATCCTGACATCAATAATATGTATAGAGCTACTACTATTTCTATTGTGGAGCCGACTCCAAGGGAAAACCCTGAAAATATATTTAGTGGAATGGAGATGAAGAAGAATATTATAGCAATGGATGTTAGTGCAGCAATTAGTTTATCGTTCACCACTATCACCTAATTGGCGAAGTGTTCCACAACATGTTGTAGGCAATAAATATTGCAATTCCTACCGTTCCACCAAAGATTAAAGATAAGATGAATACTCCGAGCTTGGTCATTGAGCTCTACCTCAAGATGTGAAAGTGTCCCCCTCATTATTAAGCTTTGAGTAGCACTGAGAGGGGGTCTGTCCTTTGTTCAACAACATCTTAGGACAACCTGTATCTTGGTTATAGGAGGATAAATAAGCGAAGCTCCCCAGATCCGATGGTTGTCCCATGATAACTGGGGCCTTTAGATTCATACTTACGGCATAAAGGTAGTCCGTGTTTTGATCCCAGTAAAGCTCAACGTAGGGTAAAGGCCTCTGGGTCGGTCCAGTGAGGACTGCAGCCCCTCTCCACGGATCATAAGTTGAGCCATGGCAGTCACAGTGAATTACTGACGCTGCGTTTGCGCTCTGAGCTGCCTGGTATGCTACTGGAGGTAGGAAATTGGGGACTACGCCTCCAGGGGCAAAGTACTTGGGTGGGTAGAAGTGAATCTCTGGGGGCTGGCACCCTAGGTGCTGGCATATCGCGCTATAGGCAACTATAGACTTGTTGGGACCAACTCCGCCTGGAAAAGAGTAGGTACTTCCATCTTCTGGTATCACCACTGTGGTAGGCTGAATAGCTACCGGGTTGTCGTTAGCATCGCCCATGTTCAGTAAAAACGTTATGTCACCTTCCATGGGATACTGGAAGAGGAGTATGGAAGGGTCGTTAACTGGGAGCTTAGAGGCCTCTATGGGGTTTCCGTCAGAATCTACAATAATTATCCAAGGGAAATTCTTAATGTAAACTGGGGGCTGGTTAAGATATGATATCACAGGTACCGCGCTTGCAACTGCAAGTGCGCCTATACCTATCAGCATGCCCTTTAGGAACATTCTTCTCCCTGGATTAAGGGGACCTACCTTCTCCTCAGCGTAATTGTATAGATAGTCTCTTCCCTTTTCAGCGAACTTCCTCTCATCAAACTTAGTCTTAGGATCCCTCATTTTCCTTAGAAGCCTAGTGGCGAAAATGAAATCGTCCCTCTTCAAAGCGAAATGTCTACCCATGATTACCACTTCACTAAGTTCTTTCCAATGAAAGGTTTAAATATTTTGTTATAATAGATCTTATCAAATATATCTCTCTTGATCTTATCTATAAAAATTAAATAAAAATTCATTAATTACCATCATAAACCTTTAGATGTATTTAGTTAATTTACGTTTTACTTAAAACTATTATTATAACTAATAAAGCTGAGGAAGTTAAACTAAAAATAAGTTAAAATAGAAAAGTTAAAAAGGGGGTCACATACTAAATTTTAAATGATAAAAGGGTGTTAAAGATTGGCTGATCTCAAGGAAAAGTTGGCTCATCACGCTGAATTAGCTTGGTTTGTAGTTATGCTAATTCTCGTGGCTGTATTTTTCTCGTGGTCGGTTATAGAGGTAACTAACGGGTCAAGTACTAGCGTGAGATATGGACTACCCCTGTTCTCTGGTCTACCACCGGAAGCTCAGGCTGCAGTGAAGACCTTTGAAAGCTCCCCGCCCCCAAACGGGACTTCGGAAGTCGTGAACGGAATACTTGTGGTGAACATGACAGCTGTTCAGAACGCGACATTTTCCGATGTCTTTAAGCCTAACTTCATAAAAGCAACGCCCGGGGAGCCAATAGTCATCATTCTCAACTCACCTCAGGTCATAACTGGTTTCTTCATTAGATTACCTGACGGTGTTGTGAACGTTAACGCCATACCTGGAACACCTAGTTACGTTTACTTCCTTGCTCCCAATCAGCCAGGGAATTACACTTGGAGAGAGCCGGAACTAGCAGGGTATGATTTCTCCTATATGACCGGCACCCTAGAGGTGGTGTAAATGAGCTCCCAATTGAATGATTTGATTAAGGTTGTATCCAATTCTCTCAAAATATTTTCTTTTTCTAAATTAAAATCTGTATTTTTCCCGAGTAGCACCTCAGGGGTTATATGGCAGTATTTCGCTGGATCGCTGGCTTGGCTGGCAATAGTCGGAATGGCGGCGATGAACTTAAGGACTTACTTGGTCTACCCTCAGAATAGTCCCCAAGTCGGTGTTACCTATTATGCGTTCCTCACTCTACACGGCTGGTCGGCCATGCTAGGGCTAGTCCCCTTCGCTGCGATATCCGTGATTGCCTTCTCGATGTACAAGGATGGGATGTCCATAAGGAGGACTAAGTTGATGAGCTCTATGTTTTGGATAGCGAACGCTGGCCTAATATTCGCACTCCTTGGAGGTCCAGATATGGGCTGGTACATGTACCCTCCGTTGGCAGTAGAGGATAACTCTAACTTCCATGCCTTCCTGAACTATCATGGACCCCTTATGGGAGTAGCTTACCTCGCGCTAGCTATTAGTTCACTTGCCCAGACCATAGCTACGGTGAACCTAGTCAGTGACGCTTACGCTACGAAGCCTAAGGGTCAAAAGCTTGGCATATTCTCAGCCTACGGCGTTGCCTTCGCGGTCATAATAGCTTTAACCCTACCTGCGCTTACAGCAGGGGAAATTTGGTACACTCTAAATATACTAGCTGGGGTGCCCATAAACACCTTGCTCTGGTTAGTGTTGTTCTGGTTCTATGGTCATCCTGTAGTGTACTACGTACCCTTCCCCATCTTCGGTGCGCTTTACTATTACGTGCCAAAGTTCTCTGGGAGGTCACTTTACAGCGAAAAGTGGGCAAGATGGAACATTTATCTGTTGGCTGTAGGTTCAATGCTGATATGGGTACATCACCTCCAGACCTTTCCAATACCCGTCCCAGTAAGGCTATGGATAAACCTGTCGACGTTAATTCTAGCTTCGGGGTCTGGGTTAACTGTACTTAACCTAGGACTTACAGTGCTCACGAGCAAGGGATACAACCTGAAAGACCCAGTAGGGATGGCAACTCTGATGGCACTTATAGGTTTCATCTTGGGAGGAGTGCAAGCCGTTCCCTTACCAATGTTCCCTATAAACCCAATTGTTCACAACACATATTACGTAGTGGGTCACTTCCACCTGGTTATTTGGACCCTCATATTAATGGGCTTCACTGCAGTATTCTTAGACCTGCTCAGGACCATGAGACCTGGTTTTAACTTTAGTAGAACTTCAACCAGGATGATCAACGCAGGAATAGTTCTGTGGACAATACCCTTTGCCACAGTAGGCTATCTAATGAGTGTTGAGGGATATATGGGGATGTTGAGAAGGGTGATAGCTTATCCTGAAACGTTCTACCTATACAATGTGGCTATCTCTTTCCTAGCTGAGATAGGGATAGCTGGAATAGTTATGGCTGTGGGATCTGCCTTAGTAGACTTCTTAACCTACTCGGTACCCAGCAGCGTCGGAGTTTCCTCTTCAACTTCCACTGGTGGCACTCCTTCAGTCGTCTTAAGTCAAGGCAGTGATGAGAGGAAAAGTTTTGATAATTTTAAACTAATGCTTAATAACAGTGTTAATGGTAAGTATAGTCAAATAAGGAAGGTGAGCTAAATGACCGAGACGTCGCAGGAGAAGAAGGAAGGGAAGAAGGGATTAATTGATCAGATTCTCGACAGAGTAGGGGTTACTGAGGCTCCGTTTTTCAAAACTCCTGACTACATGTATAACGTATCTTATTGGCTAGGGGCAATGGTATCTGGTGCGTTTGCTTACACTGTTATTACAGGTCTGTTCTTGCTCTTATATTACATGCCGGCCAACCCATATCCTCAAACACAGGCGATCATAAACACTGTACCCTATGGGTCCGTCCTACTTTTCAGTCACCTATACGGAGCTTACATCATGATCATCTTGGCTTACATCCACATGTTCAGGAACTTCTATAAGGGTGCTTACAAGAAGCCAAGGGAACTTCAATGGGTCACTGGAATTTTGCTTTTAGCCCTTACAATGGGAGCTTCGTTCTTTGGTTACAGTTTAGTGAGTGACGTATTGGGTGTTAACGCAATAAACATTGGAGAGAGCCTACTTGTAGGAACAGGTTTCCCTGGTGCAACCACTATCGCAAACTGGCTGTTTGGCCCTGGAGGGGATGCGGCAACTGCAAGTAATCCCTTAGTCAAATCCCAGTTGTTTGACAGACTCTTGGGTTGGCACATCATAATGGTTTTCCTCATAGGACTACTTTTTGGGGTCCACTTCCTCATGTCAGAGAGATACGGTATGACTCCATCTACCAAGGAGAAGCCTAAAGTCCCTGCATTTTACACAAAGGAGGAGTGGTCCAAGTTCAATGAGTGGTGGCCTAGGAACGTTGTTTACATGTTGTCCATAGTTCTAATGACATGGGGTATAATCCTCTTCGTCCCAGATCTTCTAGCTAACATAAACGGCCTTCCTATAGTCATCAATCCATATCCAGCCCCAGAGCCTGGAACAGCCGCTGCACTTTCCACTCAGCCTTATCCGCCGTGGTTCTTCTTATTCCTATATAAGTTTGTAGATTTTGAGCTTCCAAATGGACAGGCAATGAGCCCAGCCCAGGCTCTATCCATCTTAGTTGTAATACTGTTAGTGTTAATTCTAATGCCCTTCTTTGAAAACAGCGAATACATGTTCCTCAAGAATAGGAAGTTCTGGACGTGGGTCATGACTGTGGCCTGGATCTCCTTAATAGAATTGAGCGTGTGGGGATACTTAGCTCCAGGTGTACCCGCTCCTACTAGTCAACAGATCGAAATTTTAGGAATACCGGCAGTGCTAGTTGGTATTGTGATTCTAGCTATGGGAAGAGATAAATCTCAAAAGTCAGAACCTTCTCTTAATACACCACAAACTGTTCCAAAAATTGGGCCAACATCCCTATTGGGAACAGCAGTTGTATCCTTATTGTTTGCAGGCAATTTTGGAGTATGGTTAATGCATCCAGCGATGATTAATTTCCTCACGCTATTCCCACTGGGCGGTCTAATGGCCTACATGGTATATAGGATGGCTTCATCGTTCAAGAGAGGTCCAGTAAAGGCTACTGGAGGGTTATCGTGGGAGGAAGTTAAGTTCAGAAAGACTATTGCGCTTTTTGCTCTCCCTGTTATCTTAGTGGTGACCGCGATACAAACAGCTATTATGTGGAGACTGCCTAGCGTCGGTCCTCAGGCTACGTACGCCGGAATGGATCTAGGGATATTACTATTCCTCTGGGGAATTGCTATGCAGCTGTATCACTATATAGTTTATGTAAGGTGATCCTTTTTTGTTGAATAATAAGTCAAAATTACCTTTTTTAATACTTTCCTTTTTGATTGTAGTTATTTCTGTTAACCCTATAACTATCTCCTTTTTACCTAAGAATCCGTTAGTCCTGATGGCCTCTCACTATGCATTGTACTTCGCAGGGATATTGGCAGGGGCATCCCTCCTTAGATTAAATAAGGCGTTTGTGATACCAGCTGTTGTTCCACCAATAATATTTCATTTTCCGTTCTTTTTTGTCCAATCTGGGATCAATTTGGCATGGACATTCACCGATTATTCAACGATGGTTGTTGGAGGCGTATTGCTCGGTGCAGCCCTGAGATCTGCAGGTAAGCTGATTAAAAGTTCTCTCTTCGTACTTTATATGGTGGGCGACACTACTTTAGCTATACTCTTGGTTCTAGGTTTTCCTGTGTATAGTCCACCTAGCGTAATATTCTCGCCATATTCTGTAAGTCAATTTTACGACGTCTCTTACTTCATGTTTGGAGTAATGAACTTAATTTTGTTTGTAGTACTGGGCTATACTTTAAGAAAATTACTTAACTGAGAATTTTTAGCTGCTTAAAACGAACTTCGAAGTCAGAGAGAGGGTATTAGATTTATAAAAGAAAAAGAAAACCTCGCCCTTTAGGGCGGGGAGGAGGTCAGTAGACGGTTTAGGGTTTAATAAGAGACTTAGTAAGGAGTAATGGGACGGGATCAACTAAAAAGCACTTCTTAGATAACATGTTCTCAACAAGAATCTAAAAATCCACGATAGGGAGTTTATTCTTTACATTCTTGATAAGCTTCATCGAGCAGCTTTTTGGATAATGTCTCATTTATCTTGGTGTTAAACCTGTAGTTTTCGTGTATAACGTAAATCTCCATATTTGTGTCCTTGGCATTTTCAAGATCAAAAGTAAGAAATTGCACCGTGCTGAACTCATTCCCCTGCTCTCTACCGGCTTCCGGTTCTCCCTTAACTAGTTTATTACCGACCTTTAGAAATATACTATCGTATATCTTGGGTAATGTTTTGAACACAACCCTTAGGTCGTTTTCATCCTGAGCATATATGTACAGGCTCGCCTTTATCTTACCGTTGCACGGTAGTAGGGATTTATAGATCTCAATCTCTCTCTTGATCTCCTCCGGTTTGCTCAATTTGTCAAGGTAGACCATCTCTTGAACTTGCTGAAGGACTGTGTCGTGGTTTTCAAACAATATTGACATCCTCTCCCCAAGCTCGATTCTTCTATCTTTCTTCAGTTGGGCAGACCATCTTATCCTCTCTGCCCTAATCTTCTCGTATTCCTTCCAAGGTAAAACCTCACTTACCTGAATCACCTTTGATCACCTCCTTAAGTATAGATATGGGATGGACTGACTTCTTACCTGAAGCTTTTTCTATCTGTAACCCAGCCAAAGGACATTCTGTTGCGAAAACTTCAGCTTTACTATTGGCAAAAGCGTCCATCATTTTTGCACCTACGACCCTGGCCTTACTATAGTTTCTCAGTCCCCAACCACCATCTATTCCAGAGCAACCCTTGTCAGCAATTTCAACGTTCATCTTCAAAGTTCTCATGGTCTGCACCCCAGGTAAGCCCACCTTTAGGTATTTCATGTGACATGGAGTATGGTAGAGCACGTTCTTTGGGACCTCGCCCTTCCAATTTATTTTCCCTTCCTTTCTTAGCTTCATGAGGTACTCCATAGCATCATAGACCTTCACGTCAGAGTCGAGATCGAGGATGTATCTGTACTCTTTAGTCAGCATGAGAGTACAGGTGGGGATGGGAGAAACTATGTCATAACCCTTCGAAATGTAATCCTTTAACATCTTGTAGTTTCTTTCAGCGTGCTTCTTCAACGAATCTGCGTCTCCGACGTCGAGCATTGGGGCACCACAACACACGAAATTATCGATTGCTACCTCAATGTTGAGCGCGTTATAGACCTCCACTAGGTCTTGTCCTATATCCGGGTAAAAATTCTCAACTAGGCACGTATGGAAAAGGACCACTTTAGCTACTGGGTTTTCCAACTTCTTCGGTTTTACGGTTTTTAGGAACCCATGATCTGCTAATCTAAGGGACGGCGCTTCAGGGCTGATCCCCATAAAGTCCTTCCCCGCGTCAAGGAACTTTTTGGCAATAGGTCTAACTAGGCCAGCTGTATCTAACATCTCGAATAGCCTGTCCCTTAGGGACAGACCTGTCTTACTTTTGTAGTGTAACCAAGCCCAGGACATGAGGTGAGGAAAATCCATATTGAATTCGTGGGGAGGGGTATAGGGGCAGTTGGTGAAACACATGTTACAATGGAAGCAGTCAGCTGATATATCGAAAAGGTCTTCTAAGGTCAACTTGGAAGGACCCTTTTTGTCAGTGTATTGGAACATTTTGGGAAATGCGGGACAGTAATTGAAACACAACCTACAGCCGTGACAAACCGTTGCCTGCCTTATGAACTCAGAAAGCAACTTCTTTGAGTCAAAAAAAGAAGGATTATCTTTATTTAGGGAATACAATTCATTCCCCTTTTAGCATCTTCAAAGCATTGGTGAACTTCTCGGCGTGGCTCTTCTCTGCCCTAGCTAGGGTCTCGAACCACTCCGCTGCTTCGTCAAACCCTTCCTCTCTAGCAGTCTTGGCAAATCCGGGGTACATTTGAGTCCATTCGTAAGTCTCGCCAGCTATTGCGGACTCTAACATTTGCTCGATTGTCTTTATGGGTTTGTCTGTAGCTGGATCTACGGAGTCTCCCTGTCTTATGAAATCAAGATGACCGAAGGCATGTGCAGTTTCTCCTTCCGCTATACTCCTTAGAAGTCCAGCTAGCTCAGGGTACCCCTCTTCATCAGCTCTCTTGGCAAAGTAAAGGTACCTTCTGTTAGCCATTGATTCTCCCTGGAACCCATGTTTGAAGTTTTGTTCCGTTTTAGTTCCTTTCATACTTTTCATGGTCTCTACTAACTATCATCACGTTATAGTATAAAAGAGTTTCGAATCTATTGTTCATCTTAAGTAGTAGTAGTTCTAATTTAACTGGGTTTAAGGCCAGGGTTCCTCTGCATTATCAGGAGCCTTAGTGGATAAGCCGGCGAATGACGCTACAATTAGCATTAAGATGCCTATGAATAGAGGTGCGTCTGGAGAAGAGCTAAAGTAACCTATCCTCCCCAATAGACCCTCAATCAAAATTAGAACTCCCACCAGGGAGAGTATGGAGCAGGAGCATATTTGTTTTAGTTTCATACTATCACATGATATAATAGTAAGAAAAGTCTTATAAATTTTGCTATCTTTAAGCTAAAACATACAAATGGAAATACAATAGTCTACTTGAACATACATTTTACTACTTTTATTTCATATTGTACCTCTCTTTAATTTCTGATCCAGAGACAATAAGCAGTGTTAGGACGTAATTTACTATCTAAACGCGTTCAACATACCATGATTACTTCGTTGAGTTCTTTAAAACATGGGATGATACACATTCCCTAGCTAAAGGGTTGGGCTTTCATCAATTGTAGCTTATAGTAGAGCTAAACATACTGCCTTTAAGCTGTTCTCTTCGCACTTTCTCAGGAAGTAGTCTACGTTGAAGTCATATCTTCTCTTGGAGTAAATAATGATGTCCTTGGCCTTCAGAGCATCTCTTACTCCCCTATTGGTTGAACTCACAGCGTAAAGGACTGCTAGATCCTCTGGGGACAACACGTAGACTTTCCCTATACCTTCAAGGCTCATCAATCTCCTCCGGCTAATTACCTCCTTATCTATCTTGAACCCTGGGGGTTTTACTAGATCTACCCTTACACCTTTTATGAGCAACTTATATTGCCAGTGTCCAACATCCTTGGGTGAGATTTCGTACTCCAGCGATCGGTCTATGATTTCCGCCAGAACTTGATGATCATCGAGATCAACTAGAAAATCTATATCCAATGTGGTTTCAGGCATCGCATAGAAATTTCTGGCAAATCTGCCGATCAAAGCATAGTCAGGATAAAATCTATCAATCAACCTAACTGCTTTTCTGAAGGCTTCTTTGAATCTCATCTCCACGCTCAAAAAGGCCACCCACTACGAACGAGAGGAGAACGTACTCCCATTTAGTGTAATTCTTCTCCTTGTCTAAGTAGAGGTCTAGGTACTCCTTTATGGAATCTTCATCGACTTTGTAACCTCTAACCGTGTTAAATAGCGCCTCCCACTTCTCTATTTCCTCAGCCCTACCAAGGTAGAAGCGTTTGGGCTTCTTCTTCCCTCTGTCCCACAGAGTAACGTAGAGGTAACTGCCTTTGGCCTGTATTCTCATTAATATACTATTAGTTCATAGTATATATAAGCTTTACACGGCTGTCCAACAAAGATAGGACAGGATTACATAGTTGAGGAAAAAGCCTCGCTTTTATGATGGGGAGTAAATCACTAGCCTCTCAGAATGTCTCGTTAACTGTCGCTTCTAGAGTTCAAACGTTTCGAGAAGCTATAAAAGGACTATCTTAGTCCATAACTTTTAAGAAAATCTAATAAAAATTAAAAATAAAAATTATTTTATTAATTCTTCCGGGAGTACAGGCGTTTTGTTCAGCCTCTTCCCTGTAGCGTCCTCAAGTGCCCTAACAATAGCAGCTGGTCCGACTATGAGGGACGCCTCCCCTACTCCCTTGCTCTTAGTCAGGTACGCTGATGGATGGTATTTCTCAGCAAAGTAACTTTTGAACTTCGGTGCCTCAACTGCCGTGGGAACGAAGTAGTCAGCGTAAGTTACCGCAAGTTGACCGTTCTCATTTATTATAGCCAGTTCGTACAACGCTTGTCCCACAGCCTGAGTCCCTCCACCATGTACTTGCCCCTCCGCCAATGCAGGATTTATTACTCTTCCTATATCGTCGTAGGCTCTGTATTCCTTCACCTTCGCTATCCCGTAATCGTCCACCTCAACTACTGCCATATGGACTCCATAGGGGAAGGTCACGTCTCCCTCCAACGTCACGCTAGCTGTGACACCTGGTTCTCTCCCTGAGTAGGCTTCTCTGGCTACCGCGTCCCAAGTGACCTTCTTACCTTCCTTCTTATGCACAAACTCCCCATTCCTATACTCTATCTCCTCCACGTCAGCCTTCATGGATCTAGCTGCGACCTTTCTCATCTTCTCTAAAGCCTGTCTGCTAGATGCCACAGCTGCACTTCCGGCAATTGCTA belongs to Metallosphaera tengchongensis and includes:
- a CDS encoding DUF3501 family protein, which translates into the protein MIQVSEVLPWKEYEKIRAERIRWSAQLKKDRRIELGERMSILFENHDTVLQQVQEMVYLDKLSKPEEIKREIEIYKSLLPCNGKIKASLYIYAQDENDLRVVFKTLPKIYDSIFLKVGNKLVKGEPEAGREQGNEFSTVQFLTFDLENAKDTNMEIYVIHENYRFNTKINETLSKKLLDEAYQECKE
- a CDS encoding nucleotidyltransferase family protein, encoding MEMRFKEAFRKAVRLIDRFYPDYALIGRFARNFYAMPETTLDIDFLVDLDDHQVLAEIIDRSLEYEISPKDVGHWQYKLLIKGVRVDLVKPPGFKIDKEVISRRRLMSLEGIGKVYVLSPEDLAVLYAVSSTNRGVRDALKAKDIIIYSKRRYDFNVDYFLRKCEENSLKAVCLALL
- a CDS encoding rubrerythrin family protein, whose amino-acid sequence is MKSMKGTKTEQNFKHGFQGESMANRRYLYFAKRADEEGYPELAGLLRSIAEGETAHAFGHLDFIRQGDSVDPATDKPIKTIEQMLESAIAGETYEWTQMYPGFAKTAREEGFDEAAEWFETLARAEKSHAEKFTNALKMLKGE
- a CDS encoding heterodisulfide reductase-related iron-sulfur binding cluster — encoded protein: MYSLNKDNPSFFDSKKLLSEFIRQATVCHGCRLCFNYCPAFPKMFQYTDKKGPSKLTLEDLFDISADCFHCNMCFTNCPYTPPHEFNMDFPHLMSWAWLHYKSKTGLSLRDRLFEMLDTAGLVRPIAKKFLDAGKDFMGISPEAPSLRLADHGFLKTVKPKKLENPVAKVVLFHTCLVENFYPDIGQDLVEVYNALNIEVAIDNFVCCGAPMLDVGDADSLKKHAERNYKMLKDYISKGYDIVSPIPTCTLMLTKEYRYILDLDSDVKVYDAMEYLMKLRKEGKINWKGEVPKNVLYHTPCHMKYLKVGLPGVQTMRTLKMNVEIADKGCSGIDGGWGLRNYSKARVVGAKMMDAFANSKAEVFATECPLAGLQIEKASGKKSVHPISILKEVIKGDSGK
- a CDS encoding DUF1404 domain-containing protein, translated to MLNNKSKLPFLILSFLIVVISVNPITISFLPKNPLVLMASHYALYFAGILAGASLLRLNKAFVIPAVVPPIIFHFPFFFVQSGINLAWTFTDYSTMVVGGVLLGAALRSAGKLIKSSLFVLYMVGDTTLAILLVLGFPVYSPPSVIFSPYSVSQFYDVSYFMFGVMNLILFVVLGYTLRKLLN
- the soxC gene encoding proton pump complex cytochrome B SoxC — translated: MTETSQEKKEGKKGLIDQILDRVGVTEAPFFKTPDYMYNVSYWLGAMVSGAFAYTVITGLFLLLYYMPANPYPQTQAIINTVPYGSVLLFSHLYGAYIMIILAYIHMFRNFYKGAYKKPRELQWVTGILLLALTMGASFFGYSLVSDVLGVNAINIGESLLVGTGFPGATTIANWLFGPGGDAATASNPLVKSQLFDRLLGWHIIMVFLIGLLFGVHFLMSERYGMTPSTKEKPKVPAFYTKEEWSKFNEWWPRNVVYMLSIVLMTWGIILFVPDLLANINGLPIVINPYPAPEPGTAAALSTQPYPPWFFLFLYKFVDFELPNGQAMSPAQALSILVVILLVLILMPFFENSEYMFLKNRKFWTWVMTVAWISLIELSVWGYLAPGVPAPTSQQIEILGIPAVLVGIVILAMGRDKSQKSEPSLNTPQTVPKIGPTSLLGTAVVSLLFAGNFGVWLMHPAMINFLTLFPLGGLMAYMVYRMASSFKRGPVKATGGLSWEEVKFRKTIALFALPVILVVTAIQTAIMWRLPSVGPQATYAGMDLGILLFLWGIAMQLYHYIVYVR
- the soxB gene encoding proton pump complex quinol oxidase subunit SoxB; translation: MFSFSKLKSVFFPSSTSGVIWQYFAGSLAWLAIVGMAAMNLRTYLVYPQNSPQVGVTYYAFLTLHGWSAMLGLVPFAAISVIAFSMYKDGMSIRRTKLMSSMFWIANAGLIFALLGGPDMGWYMYPPLAVEDNSNFHAFLNYHGPLMGVAYLALAISSLAQTIATVNLVSDAYATKPKGQKLGIFSAYGVAFAVIIALTLPALTAGEIWYTLNILAGVPINTLLWLVLFWFYGHPVVYYVPFPIFGALYYYVPKFSGRSLYSEKWARWNIYLLAVGSMLIWVHHLQTFPIPVPVRLWINLSTLILASGSGLTVLNLGLTVLTSKGYNLKDPVGMATLMALIGFILGGVQAVPLPMFPINPIVHNTYYVVGHFHLVIWTLILMGFTAVFLDLLRTMRPGFNFSRTSTRMINAGIVLWTIPFATVGYLMSVEGYMGMLRRVIAYPETFYLYNVAISFLAEIGIAGIVMAVGSALVDFLTYSVPSSVGVSSSTSTGGTPSVVLSQGSDERKSFDNFKLMLNNSVNGKYSQIRKVS
- the soxA gene encoding proton pump complex quinol oxidase subunit SoxA, producing MLILVAVFFSWSVIEVTNGSSTSVRYGLPLFSGLPPEAQAAVKTFESSPPPNGTSEVVNGILVVNMTAVQNATFSDVFKPNFIKATPGEPIVIILNSPQVITGFFIRLPDGVVNVNAIPGTPSYVYFLAPNQPGNYTWREPELAGYDFSYMTGTLEVV
- a CDS encoding Rieske 2Fe-2S domain-containing protein — its product is MGRHFALKRDDFIFATRLLRKMRDPKTKFDERKFAEKGRDYLYNYAEEKVGPLNPGRRMFLKGMLIGIGALAVASAVPVISYLNQPPVYIKNFPWIIIVDSDGNPIEASKLPVNDPSILLFQYPMEGDITFLLNMGDANDNPVAIQPTTVVIPEDGSTYSFPGGVGPNKSIVAYSAICQHLGCQPPEIHFYPPKYFAPGGVVPNFLPPVAYQAAQSANAASVIHCDCHGSTYDPWRGAAVLTGPTQRPLPYVELYWDQNTDYLYAVSMNLKAPVIMGQPSDLGSFAYLSSYNQDTGCPKMLLNKGQTPSQCYSKLNNEGDTFTS